A region from the Triplophysa rosa linkage group LG4, Trosa_1v2, whole genome shotgun sequence genome encodes:
- the dok1a gene encoding docking protein 2 isoform X2: MLVGNKVKFTYSTRNMKWKRYWLALRPASSQSVARLELSETVHERSTVVVKRHPERKVICLSDCVSVVKLPPHAEACPGDNMAAFCVETARKKLVFAAERQSCGEWVEMICNIAFQKHNNISTQHVPLMEDNQIYMSTEQLSTFKVVLLPTEASVRCCLKGQYWLLADEDVLVLQDPETKRTVMEWPYALLRRYGRDKMLFSIEAGRRCESGPGTFNFETRQSNDILHLIESAISQQKSLTVTRGKQSPHSPRSRSPRSPLPKRPQSYIESNGSPDRIEISESVYSKSADALDILVHTTPASPIGLTEPVNAKSADSSSSSKSTHSDPGGSACFIEPVYMDPIALIGKHEPVYAQPGEVIKSHQTIKKDESTLQTSLQFPDYSEPVYSDPVDVIRSCPNPAETVHIQLAKAASNNGKQQEAVYSEVYDHVKLNLDGKKANQSISEPIYSVPEIVTNLNQNSLPDRIEVIYSTVNKPPKTPQDLQEKRQCQTPEIVYEDLGMI, encoded by the exons ATGCTTGTAGGAAACAAGGTGAAGTTTACCTACAGCACCAGAAACATG AAGTGGAAGCGATATTGGCTGGCTCTTCGTCCGGCAAGCTCGCAGAGCGTCGCACGGTTAGAACTGTCAGAGACTGTTCACGAACGCTCAACAGTGGTGGTCAAACGCCATCCAGAGAGAAAAGTCATATGTCTGTCTGACTGCGTGAGTGTCGTCAAACTGCCCCCTCATGCGGAGGCTTGTCCGGGAGACAACATGGCTGCCTTTTGCGTGGAGACGGCGCGCAAGAAGCTGGTATTTGCGGCAGAGAGACAAAGCTGTGGAGAATGGGTGGAGATGATTTGTAACATTGCTTTTCAG AAACACAATAATATCAGCACACAGCACGTCCCTCTTATGGAGGACAATCAGATCTACATGTCTACAGAACAAC tGAGCACATTCAAAGTGGTCTTGCTGCCGACCGAGGCATCAGTTCGTTGTTGTCTGAAGGGACAGTACTGGCTGCTAGCTGATGAGGACGTGCTGGTACTTCAAGATCCCGAGACCAAAAGGACTGTAATGGAGTGGCCATACGCATTGCTGCGGCGCTACGGGCGAGATAAG ATGCTGTTTTCTATAGAGGCAGGGCGACGCTGTGAGTCAGGACCTGGAACGTTCAACTTTGAGACGAGACAGAGCAATGACATTCTCCACCTTATTGAGTCAGCAATCAGCCAACAGAAGAGTCTGACGGTTACCAGAGGCAAGCAGTCACCGCACTCCCCGCGTTCCCGTTCACCTCGCTCGCCCCTGCCCAAACGCCCTCAGAGCTATATTGAGAGCAACGGCAGCCCCGATCGAATTGAAATAAGCGAGAGTGTGTACTCCAAATCGGCAGATGCTCTTGACATTCTTGTACACACGACACCTGCCAGTCCTATTGGCTTAACAGAACCTGTAAATGCAAAATCTGCAGACTCTTCAAGCTCCTCTAAAAGCACACACTCTGATCCTGGTGGCAGCGCTTGCTTCATCGAGCCTGTGTATATGGATCCTATTGCGTTAATTGGAAAACATGAGCCTGTGTATGCACAGCCAGGAGAAGTTATCAAATCCCATCAAACTATAAAGAAAGATGAGTCCACACTTCAGACTAGCCTCCAGTTTCCAGATTATTCAGAACCAGTGTATTCTGACCCCGTTGATGTAATTCGCTCTTGCCCAAACCCTGCCGAAACAGTGCACATTCAACTTGCCAAAGCAGCTTCTAACAATGGCAAACAGCAAGAAGCGGTGTACTCTGAGGTGTatgaccatgtcaaactaaactTGGATGGTAAAAAAGCAAACCAGAGCATTAGTGAGCCGATATATAGTGTACCTGAGATTGTTACAAACCTAAACCAAAACTCACTGCCTGATAGGATCGAAGTGATCTACAGCACAGTTAACAAACCACCGAAAACTCCTCAGGATCTCCAGGAGAAGAGACAGTGCCAAACACCAGAGATCGTGTATGAAGACCTTGGGATGATTTAA
- the dok1a gene encoding docking protein 2 isoform X1 gives MNACRKQGEVYLQHQKHGEKWKRYWLALRPASSQSVARLELSETVHERSTVVVKRHPERKVICLSDCVSVVKLPPHAEACPGDNMAAFCVETARKKLVFAAERQSCGEWVEMICNIAFQKHNNISTQHVPLMEDNQIYMSTEQLSTFKVVLLPTEASVRCCLKGQYWLLADEDVLVLQDPETKRTVMEWPYALLRRYGRDKMLFSIEAGRRCESGPGTFNFETRQSNDILHLIESAISQQKSLTVTRGKQSPHSPRSRSPRSPLPKRPQSYIESNGSPDRIEISESVYSKSADALDILVHTTPASPIGLTEPVNAKSADSSSSSKSTHSDPGGSACFIEPVYMDPIALIGKHEPVYAQPGEVIKSHQTIKKDESTLQTSLQFPDYSEPVYSDPVDVIRSCPNPAETVHIQLAKAASNNGKQQEAVYSEVYDHVKLNLDGKKANQSISEPIYSVPEIVTNLNQNSLPDRIEVIYSTVNKPPKTPQDLQEKRQCQTPEIVYEDLGMI, from the exons ATGAATGCTTGTAGGAAACAAGGTGAAGTTTACCTACAGCACCAGAAACATGGTGAG AAGTGGAAGCGATATTGGCTGGCTCTTCGTCCGGCAAGCTCGCAGAGCGTCGCACGGTTAGAACTGTCAGAGACTGTTCACGAACGCTCAACAGTGGTGGTCAAACGCCATCCAGAGAGAAAAGTCATATGTCTGTCTGACTGCGTGAGTGTCGTCAAACTGCCCCCTCATGCGGAGGCTTGTCCGGGAGACAACATGGCTGCCTTTTGCGTGGAGACGGCGCGCAAGAAGCTGGTATTTGCGGCAGAGAGACAAAGCTGTGGAGAATGGGTGGAGATGATTTGTAACATTGCTTTTCAG AAACACAATAATATCAGCACACAGCACGTCCCTCTTATGGAGGACAATCAGATCTACATGTCTACAGAACAAC tGAGCACATTCAAAGTGGTCTTGCTGCCGACCGAGGCATCAGTTCGTTGTTGTCTGAAGGGACAGTACTGGCTGCTAGCTGATGAGGACGTGCTGGTACTTCAAGATCCCGAGACCAAAAGGACTGTAATGGAGTGGCCATACGCATTGCTGCGGCGCTACGGGCGAGATAAG ATGCTGTTTTCTATAGAGGCAGGGCGACGCTGTGAGTCAGGACCTGGAACGTTCAACTTTGAGACGAGACAGAGCAATGACATTCTCCACCTTATTGAGTCAGCAATCAGCCAACAGAAGAGTCTGACGGTTACCAGAGGCAAGCAGTCACCGCACTCCCCGCGTTCCCGTTCACCTCGCTCGCCCCTGCCCAAACGCCCTCAGAGCTATATTGAGAGCAACGGCAGCCCCGATCGAATTGAAATAAGCGAGAGTGTGTACTCCAAATCGGCAGATGCTCTTGACATTCTTGTACACACGACACCTGCCAGTCCTATTGGCTTAACAGAACCTGTAAATGCAAAATCTGCAGACTCTTCAAGCTCCTCTAAAAGCACACACTCTGATCCTGGTGGCAGCGCTTGCTTCATCGAGCCTGTGTATATGGATCCTATTGCGTTAATTGGAAAACATGAGCCTGTGTATGCACAGCCAGGAGAAGTTATCAAATCCCATCAAACTATAAAGAAAGATGAGTCCACACTTCAGACTAGCCTCCAGTTTCCAGATTATTCAGAACCAGTGTATTCTGACCCCGTTGATGTAATTCGCTCTTGCCCAAACCCTGCCGAAACAGTGCACATTCAACTTGCCAAAGCAGCTTCTAACAATGGCAAACAGCAAGAAGCGGTGTACTCTGAGGTGTatgaccatgtcaaactaaactTGGATGGTAAAAAAGCAAACCAGAGCATTAGTGAGCCGATATATAGTGTACCTGAGATTGTTACAAACCTAAACCAAAACTCACTGCCTGATAGGATCGAAGTGATCTACAGCACAGTTAACAAACCACCGAAAACTCCTCAGGATCTCCAGGAGAAGAGACAGTGCCAAACACCAGAGATCGTGTATGAAGACCTTGGGATGATTTAA
- the si:ch211-89o9.4 gene encoding uncharacterized protein si:ch211-89o9.4 isoform X2, whose protein sequence is MKTTQNTDQRKRNSSYAHPPDVNINPVPPGAFTCVPPPFGTAQAILLRLAQLEAQLVLNLINNLTTGNQSFGNPFVLPYLLQAAQRTPYLSMYQPPSVVALSHLHRQNVNSTTHTVNPPSSNGTMVSSVTEIRALTAEGHFQAKEVFQEAASNTTQPMQSTKPLDQNFSSRSMNAIKSPTNVMTPLDRQVLNTLDMGEKERHPVLHLPSESLRKALASLDLSLEDLELLSHCPEDHLTQEMLPLIIQDMQKRKGAKAIKQTSPKTCNMPRVIEYGHVSKTSDRAESRRKSSYTYDMHNGRGNLKIKHSQLQKEQSATPFSYTLHNPYGRLCDSHTHGSLRRERFIAHDFIYKNLSPQSRTLKRDSSGSRSKIFPRRLQHGHAEVTRKRPGSVCNSSSGLRHSLISPGHIKTRNVMSSNVMTKGHDELSFTTVTSERNTESVIIQTPVDMENGKTSTKTRGVIRLSRIPLDFSESELIKMASPFGKPVEVLMATEVDMVTRLEWKKALLFLPSEISAKEMVKVYSAIPPHMRQQSLELVSQSLYLTSSVSVFHAFVGPATSNASILFFKG, encoded by the exons ttatgcacATCCCCCTGATGTCAACATCAACCCGGTGCCTCCCGGTGCCTTCACCTGCGTGCCACCGCCATTTGGAACCGCACAAGCTATCCTATTAAGACTAGCCCAACTTGAGGCTCAACTGGTCTTAAACCTGATAAATAACCTTACAACTGGAAATCAAAGTTTTGGGAATCCCTTTGTCCTTCCGTATCTCCTGCAGGCTGCTCAAAGAACCCCATATTTGTCCATGTATCAACCCCCAAGTGTTGTTGCCCTTTCTCATCTacatagacaaaatgtaaattctaccACACACACGGTTAACCCTCCTTCGTCGAATGGTACAATGGTGTCATCAGTGACAGAAATAAGAGCGCTCACCGCGGAGGGTCACTTTCAAGCAAAAGAGGTCTTTCAGGAGGCAGCAAGTAACACAACGCAACCAATGCAATCTACAAAGCCACTTGACCAAAATTTCTCCAGTAGGTCAATGAATGCCATTAAAAGTCCCACCAATGTCATGACACCACTTGATAGACAGGTTTTAAACACTTTGGACATGGGAGAAAAAGAGCGACATCCAGTGCTACACCTTCCATCGGAAAGTCTGAGGAAAGCTTTAGCCAGCCTTGATCTTTCTCTAGAAGACCTAGAATTACTGAGTCACTGCCCAGAAGATCATCTAACACAAGAGATGCTCCCCCTTATTATACAAGACATGCAAAAGCGTAAAGGAGCGAAGGCCATAAAACAGACGTCGCCTAAAACATGCAACATGCCAAGGGTCATTGAATATGGCCATGTTAGCAAGACCTCTGATCGAGCAGAGTCACGAAGAAAGTCATCATACACTTATGATATGCATAATGGCAGAGGAAATCTGAAAATTAAGCATAGTCAATTGCAGAAAGAACAGTCTGCAACTCCTTTCTCGTACACTTTACATAATCCCTATGGACGCCTGTGTGATTCCCATACCCACGGATCGCTCAGACGCGAAAGATTCATTGcacatgattttatttataaGAATTTGTCTCCTCAGTCTAGAACACTGAAAAGAGATTCATCAG GAAGCAGATCGAAAATCTTCCCTAGGAGGCTACAACATGGACACGCTGAGGTTACCAGAAAGAGACCTGGTTCTGTCTGTAACTCATCCTCCGGCTTAAGACATAGCCTTATTTCTCCAGGCCATATTAAGACAAGAAATGTTATGTCTTCTAATGTCATGACAAAAGGTCATGATGAGCTGTCATTTACAACTGTGACGTCAGAAAGAAACACTGAATCCGTCATCATTCAGACACCAGTAGACATGGAAAATGGAAAAACGTCAACTAAAACT CGAGGTGTGATTCGTTTGTCTCGAATCCCTCTTGATTTCTCTGAGAGTGAACTTATTAAAATGGCATCTCCCTTTGGTAAACCTGTCGAGGTTCTAATGGCAACTGAGGTTGACATGGTAACTCGTCTAGAATGGAAAAAG GCTTTATTGTTTCTTCCATCTGAGATCTCAGCCAAGGAGATGGTGAAGGTTTACTCTGCTATCCCACCTCACATGAGACAGCAAAGCTTGGAGCTGGTTTCCCAAAGTCTATACCTCACTTCATCT GTGTCAGTGTTTCATGCTTTTGTAGGACCAGCAACGTCAAATGCAAGTATACTATTCTTTAAAGGTTAA
- the si:ch211-89o9.4 gene encoding uncharacterized protein si:ch211-89o9.4 isoform X1, which translates to MKTTQNTDQRKRNSSYAHPPDVNINPVPPGAFTCVPPPFGTAQAILLRLAQLEAQLVLNLINNLTTGNQSFGNPFVLPYLLQAAQRTPYLSMYQPPSVVALSHLHRQNVNSTTHTVNPPSSNGTMVSSVTEIRALTAEGHFQAKEVFQEAASNTTQPMQSTKPLDQNFSSRSMNAIKSPTNVMTPLDRQVLNTLDMGEKERHPVLHLPSESLRKALASLDLSLEDLELLSHCPEDHLTQEMLPLIIQDMQKRKGAKAIKQTSPKTCNMPRVIEYGHVSKTSDRAESRRKSSYTYDMHNGRGNLKIKHSQLQKEQSATPFSYTLHNPYGRLCDSHTHGSLRRERFIAHDFIYKNLSPQSRTLKRDSSGSRSKIFPRRLQHGHAEVTRKRPGSVCNSSSGLRHSLISPGHIKTRNVMSSNVMTKGHDELSFTTVTSERNTESVIIQTPVDMENGKTSTKTRGVIRLSRIPLDFSESELIKMASPFGKPVEVLMATEVDMVTRLEWKKALLFLPSEISAKEMVKVYSAIPPHMRQQSLELVSQSLYLTSSVSVFHAFVGPATSNGLLTPVDHLLVVCNVPHEPCAATGVLRLLKPFGHVFRTLVFNGNKVDVDQCLRNNNCIQMVLEMESAAVALSVYEWSQKIPCIYHNHHLSIIRGSTIEQNTPEVKST; encoded by the exons ttatgcacATCCCCCTGATGTCAACATCAACCCGGTGCCTCCCGGTGCCTTCACCTGCGTGCCACCGCCATTTGGAACCGCACAAGCTATCCTATTAAGACTAGCCCAACTTGAGGCTCAACTGGTCTTAAACCTGATAAATAACCTTACAACTGGAAATCAAAGTTTTGGGAATCCCTTTGTCCTTCCGTATCTCCTGCAGGCTGCTCAAAGAACCCCATATTTGTCCATGTATCAACCCCCAAGTGTTGTTGCCCTTTCTCATCTacatagacaaaatgtaaattctaccACACACACGGTTAACCCTCCTTCGTCGAATGGTACAATGGTGTCATCAGTGACAGAAATAAGAGCGCTCACCGCGGAGGGTCACTTTCAAGCAAAAGAGGTCTTTCAGGAGGCAGCAAGTAACACAACGCAACCAATGCAATCTACAAAGCCACTTGACCAAAATTTCTCCAGTAGGTCAATGAATGCCATTAAAAGTCCCACCAATGTCATGACACCACTTGATAGACAGGTTTTAAACACTTTGGACATGGGAGAAAAAGAGCGACATCCAGTGCTACACCTTCCATCGGAAAGTCTGAGGAAAGCTTTAGCCAGCCTTGATCTTTCTCTAGAAGACCTAGAATTACTGAGTCACTGCCCAGAAGATCATCTAACACAAGAGATGCTCCCCCTTATTATACAAGACATGCAAAAGCGTAAAGGAGCGAAGGCCATAAAACAGACGTCGCCTAAAACATGCAACATGCCAAGGGTCATTGAATATGGCCATGTTAGCAAGACCTCTGATCGAGCAGAGTCACGAAGAAAGTCATCATACACTTATGATATGCATAATGGCAGAGGAAATCTGAAAATTAAGCATAGTCAATTGCAGAAAGAACAGTCTGCAACTCCTTTCTCGTACACTTTACATAATCCCTATGGACGCCTGTGTGATTCCCATACCCACGGATCGCTCAGACGCGAAAGATTCATTGcacatgattttatttataaGAATTTGTCTCCTCAGTCTAGAACACTGAAAAGAGATTCATCAG GAAGCAGATCGAAAATCTTCCCTAGGAGGCTACAACATGGACACGCTGAGGTTACCAGAAAGAGACCTGGTTCTGTCTGTAACTCATCCTCCGGCTTAAGACATAGCCTTATTTCTCCAGGCCATATTAAGACAAGAAATGTTATGTCTTCTAATGTCATGACAAAAGGTCATGATGAGCTGTCATTTACAACTGTGACGTCAGAAAGAAACACTGAATCCGTCATCATTCAGACACCAGTAGACATGGAAAATGGAAAAACGTCAACTAAAACT CGAGGTGTGATTCGTTTGTCTCGAATCCCTCTTGATTTCTCTGAGAGTGAACTTATTAAAATGGCATCTCCCTTTGGTAAACCTGTCGAGGTTCTAATGGCAACTGAGGTTGACATGGTAACTCGTCTAGAATGGAAAAAG GCTTTATTGTTTCTTCCATCTGAGATCTCAGCCAAGGAGATGGTGAAGGTTTACTCTGCTATCCCACCTCACATGAGACAGCAAAGCTTGGAGCTGGTTTCCCAAAGTCTATACCTCACTTCATCT GTGTCAGTGTTTCATGCTTTTGTAGGACCAGCAACGTCAAAT GGGCTGCTCACTCCTGTAGATCATTTGCTGGTTGTATGTAATGTCCCTCATGAGCCCTGTGCTGCTACAGGAGTATTGCGGCTACTAAAACCTTTTGGACACGTTTTCAGAACGCTAGTGTTTAATGGAAACAAG GTGGATGTTGACCAGTGCCTTCGGAACAATAACTGTATCCAGATGGTTTTAGAGATGGAATCTGCTGCGGTTGCTTTATCTGTTTATGAGTGGTCTCAAAAAATTCCTTGCATTTATCACAACCATCATTTATCTATTATCAGAGGATCTACTATAGAGCAAAATACACCTGAGGTGAAATCTACGTAG
- the paip2b gene encoding polyadenylate-binding protein-interacting protein 2B: protein MPEPADINSPEVAKTQAGGSGQGKDENVVNGHKEGEANPFAEYMWMENEEEYNRQVEEELLEQEFLERCFQEMLEEEDQDWFIPARDLPPGVGQIQQQLSALSVGDGNAEDIARKSSLNPEAKEFVPGVKY from the exons ATGCCCG AACCTGCCGATATTAACAGTCCGGAGGTAGCAAAGACACAAGCAGGAGGCAGTGGACAAGGGAAAGACGAGAACGTTGTGAATGGACACAAGGAGGGGGAGGCCAATCCTTTTGCAGAGTACATGTGGATGGAGAATGAGGAGGAATACAACAGACAG GTGGAGGAGGAGCTTCTGGAGCAGGAGTTTCTCGAGCGCTGTTTTCAAGAGATGTTGGAGGAGGAAGATCAGGATTGGTTCATTCCTGCCAGAGACCTTCCCCCTGGAGTGGGACAGATCCAACAGCAGTTGAGTGCGCTGTCAGTCGGTGACGGGAACGCAGAAGATATTGCA cGCAAGAGCAGCTTGAACCCAGAGGCCAAGGAGTTTGTTCCAGGCGTGAAATACTAG